AACAGAAGAATTTATAAGGCTCGCTTATCAAGGCTAGCGCCGAATCTCGAGCAAGCCCCATCGACCTTGCTCGGCAAGCGGCTCAACCGACCAGCCCAGGCTCCCCAGCACTTCTGTGAGCCTCGGTGCCTGTTCCACCAGCAGGCCACTCAGCAGCCCCCGCCCCCCAGGCCGGAGCACCGATTGAAAGTGAGGAGCAAGAGCCTCAATCACGGGAGCAAGGATGTTGCAGAGAAGCAAATCTGCAGGCTGACCCTCAAGCAGCGTCGCCAGCACCTCTACCGACCCCTGGCTCACCCTGAGCGCATCCACAGAACGGCCATTCAAAACTGCGTTGTCGGTCGTTGCTCTGACAGCCAGGGAATCGGTGTCGACAGACAGTACTTGACGAGCCCCAAGCCCGAGTGCCGCAAGTCCAAGCACTCCACTTCCGCAACCCAGATCCGCAACCCTCAATCCTGCGGGGGGCTGTTGCTCAAGCGCTTCAAGGCAGAGGCGGGTGGTGGGATGACTGCCGGTCCCGAATGCACTGCCTGGATCCATCTTCAAGACAAGCCTTTGAGCATGCTCGATAGGCACATCAAGCCAGGCCGGCAGGATGAGCAGCCTCTCACCCACAGGGTCTGGCTGCCAGTGCTGTTTCCAGCTGAGACTCCAGTCTTCATCAGCCAGTTCATCCCAAACCGGCTGAGCCAGAGCGAGGCCGAAGGTTTCAGCCAGAGGGATCAGGCTGCTGATTAGCTCAGATCGCTGGTCTTCAGGCCATTCATGGGCCGGCAACCAGGCCAGAAGAGTGCGTTGATCAGGCGTCTCAGGTGCATGTTGTGTGGCCACCCGGTGTACACCGAGAACGTTCAGCTTCCAGAGAAGCGACTCCTCCAGCTCAGTCTGAACCGGCAGAGACAAACGCCACCACATCACAGCGTGACGGGATGGGCTTCCTGAATCCCGTTGATGCCGTTGATGGTGGCCAGAAGCGCAGGCGGAATCGGGTCATCAATACTGAGCACCATCACGGCGTCTCCCCTCACAATCCTCCGCCCCACCTGCATTGAGGCGATGTTCACGTTGTGTTCACCCAGAAGCGATCCGAGATGGCCAATGATTCCAGGCATATCCCGATGGCGGGTGAACAACATGTGTCGGCTCGGCGGCACATTCACCGGGAATTCGTCGATGGTGGTGACCCGCAGTTCACCATCCGCGAATACCGCACCGGTCACACTGTGACCACCC
This genomic window from Synechococcus sp. MIT S9220 contains:
- the prmA gene encoding 50S ribosomal protein L11 methyltransferase, which produces MWWRLSLPVQTELEESLLWKLNVLGVHRVATQHAPETPDQRTLLAWLPAHEWPEDQRSELISSLIPLAETFGLALAQPVWDELADEDWSLSWKQHWQPDPVGERLLILPAWLDVPIEHAQRLVLKMDPGSAFGTGSHPTTRLCLEALEQQPPAGLRVADLGCGSGVLGLAALGLGARQVLSVDTDSLAVRATTDNAVLNGRSVDALRVSQGSVEVLATLLEGQPADLLLCNILAPVIEALAPHFQSVLRPGGRGLLSGLLVEQAPRLTEVLGSLGWSVEPLAEQGRWGLLEIRR